One Fusobacterium sp. IOR10 genomic region harbors:
- a CDS encoding ComF family protein, whose amino-acid sequence MWNPKKLETVKSFIFSNRCCICNELLDSDHSYVCENCKEKVIKKIHLRKFNKFYFVLDYDSDIKILIKNFKFYNKKYISHFLSELIKTSIYKVISENNIDLVIPVPISQEKKLERGFNQINVILELLNIPYRDIIRNKNTHPMSKFKNIYARHFNIKSSFDVPFNTSNKNILIVDDILTTGNTVKEIIKEIYKKGTPNSVFVFSISAANSFYKNIFSI is encoded by the coding sequence ATGTGGAACCCCAAAAAACTGGAAACAGTTAAATCATTTATTTTTTCAAACAGATGCTGCATCTGCAATGAGTTATTAGATAGTGACCATTCTTATGTCTGTGAAAATTGCAAAGAAAAAGTTATAAAAAAAATTCATTTAAGAAAATTTAATAAATTTTATTTTGTTTTAGATTATGATTCTGATATTAAAATTTTAATTAAAAATTTTAAATTTTATAATAAAAAATATATTAGTCATTTTTTAAGTGAATTAATTAAAACATCCATTTATAAAGTTATTTCAGAAAACAATATAGATTTAGTTATCCCTGTCCCAATAAGCCAAGAAAAAAAATTAGAAAGAGGATTTAATCAAATAAATGTTATACTAGAATTGTTAAACATTCCCTATAGAGACATTATTAGAAATAAAAACACTCATCCTATGTCTAAGTTTAAAAACATTTACGCTAGACATTTTAATATAAAATCTTCTTTTGATGTTCCATTTAATACTTCAAATAAAAATATATTAATTGTAGATGATATTCTAACAACAGGCAATACTGTAAAAGAAATTATTAAAGAAATATACAAAAAAGGAACTCCTAATTCTGTATTTGTTTTTTCCATATCTGCAGCTAATTCTTTTTATAAAAATATTTTTTCTATTTAG
- a CDS encoding YraN family protein, translated as MNFKNKREQGYYFEKIASNIITSKGYTIIGKNYYSKYGEIDLIAKKDNIIIFIEVKQRSSNKFGFGEESIDYHKKRKIFLSARQFLYERKLLDFSIRFDSIIFYRKNNYSYKWIKNIIWGDEIGL; from the coding sequence ATGAATTTTAAAAATAAAAGAGAACAAGGTTATTATTTTGAAAAAATAGCTTCTAATATTATTACTTCTAAAGGTTATACTATTATTGGTAAAAATTATTATTCTAAATACGGAGAAATAGATTTAATTGCTAAAAAAGATAACATAATAATCTTCATAGAAGTTAAGCAAAGAAGTTCTAATAAATTTGGGTTTGGTGAAGAATCTATTGATTATCATAAAAAAAGAAAAATATTCTTATCTGCAAGACAATTTTTATACGAAAGAAAATTACTCGATTTCAGTATTCGTTTCGACTCAATTATTTTTTATAGGAAAAATAATTATTCTTATAAATGGATAAAAAATATAATATGGGGTGATGAAATTGGACTTTAA
- a CDS encoding zinc ribbon domain-containing protein produces MKLDFKCIKCGNNNYFVETIVLPKKNSKLKLDIGTYYLKICSNCGYTEIYSAKILSNSKEKILNVEPQKTGNS; encoded by the coding sequence ATGAAATTGGACTTTAAATGTATTAAATGTGGAAATAACAATTACTTTGTGGAAACTATTGTTTTACCAAAAAAAAATTCAAAATTAAAATTAGATATAGGAACTTACTATTTAAAAATTTGTTCTAACTGTGGATATACTGAAATTTATTCAGCTAAAATATTAAGCAATTCAAAGGAAAAAATTTTAAATGTGGAACCCCAAAAAACTGGAAACAGTTAA
- the tpiA gene encoding triose-phosphate isomerase, whose translation MRKTIIAGNWKMNKTNNETIQILNDLKKEIKEIEGISNIGVVIGTPFTALSDAVKTVENSVIKIAAQNVYPKESGAYTGEISPAMLKDIGVEYVILGHSERRDYFKESNSFINEKIKAVLSHNMSPIFCIGEHLEDREAGKVKEVITKQVKEGLANLSADEMKKVIVAYEPIWAIGTGKTATPEIAQETHEQIREVLKEMFGETSKEITIQYGGSMKPNNAKELLSQKDIDGGLIGGASLNAKDFSAIIKAAL comes from the coding sequence ATGAGAAAAACAATTATTGCAGGAAACTGGAAAATGAACAAAACTAACAATGAAACTATTCAAATTTTAAATGACTTAAAGAAAGAAATTAAAGAAATAGAAGGAATTAGTAATATAGGTGTGGTTATTGGAACACCTTTTACTGCATTATCTGACGCTGTAAAAACTGTTGAAAATTCTGTTATAAAAATAGCTGCTCAAAATGTTTACCCTAAAGAAAGTGGAGCTTATACTGGTGAAATTTCCCCAGCAATGCTAAAAGATATTGGAGTTGAGTATGTTATTTTAGGTCATTCTGAAAGAAGAGATTATTTTAAAGAAAGTAATTCTTTCATAAATGAAAAAATTAAAGCTGTACTTTCTCATAATATGAGTCCTATCTTTTGTATTGGAGAACATTTAGAAGATAGAGAAGCTGGAAAAGTAAAAGAAGTAATTACTAAACAAGTTAAAGAAGGACTAGCTAATTTATCAGCTGATGAAATGAAAAAAGTAATTGTTGCATATGAACCTATTTGGGCAATTGGAACTGGTAAAACTGCTACCCCTGAAATAGCTCAAGAAACTCATGAACAAATAAGAGAAGTTTTAAAAGAAATGTTTGGAGAAACTTCTAAAGAAATAACTATCCAATATGGAGGTTCTATGAAACCAAATAATGCTAAAGAATTATTATCTCAAAAAGATATTGACGGAGGACTTATTGGAGGAGCTTCTTTAAATGCCAAAGATTTTTCTGCTATTATTAAAGCTGCATTATAA